Proteins from a genomic interval of Diospyros lotus cultivar Yz01 chromosome 6, ASM1463336v1, whole genome shotgun sequence:
- the LOC127803731 gene encoding precursor of CEP9-like, producing the protein MAYIKLLYACAILLVISACHEILWTEGRQLKAMGKEEQRKTEMHGSQDINSNQNQEGHHLQNNFPTRLGNAASINHVVNVAGEKYIHPIVILDKSSGFDNTFAANKDDFRPTAPGSSPGVGHSFAGQEDKTQRKGSGVSQFMAGSIRDFQPTIQGHSPGIGHLPKAQMQKEIP; encoded by the coding sequence ATGGCCTACATCAAACTCCTCTATGCCTGTGCTATTCTTCTTGTTATAAGTGCATGCCACGAAATTCTCTGGACTGAGGGAAGACAGCTAAAAGCAATGGGAAAAGAGGAGCAAAGGAAAACAGAGATGCACGGCAGCCAGGATATCAACTCAAACCAAAACCAGGAAGGTCATCatcttcaaaataattttccaacACGGTTAGGTAATGCTGCTTCAATCAACCATGTTGTCAATGTCGCAGGAGAGAAATATATTCACCCAATTGTGATACTTGATAAAAGTTCTGGATTTGACAATACATTTGCAGCAAACAAAGATGATTTTAGGCCTACAGCACCAGGTAGCAGCCCTGGTGTTGGGCATTCTTTTGCAGGACAAGAAGACAAAACACAAAGGAAAGGCAGTGGTGTCAGCCAGTTCATGGCAGGGAGTATAAGGGATTTCCAACCCACAATACAAGGTCACAGCCCTGGTATTGGGCATCTTCCCAAAGCACAAATGCAGAAAGAAATTCCGTAG